A window of the Microbacterium sp. LWH13-1.2 genome harbors these coding sequences:
- the metG gene encoding methionine--tRNA ligase, whose product MPAGESFYITTPIYYPSDVPHIGHGYTSVAVDALARWHRQGGDDTWMLTGTDEHGQKMLRAAAANDVTPQEWVDKLVTEAWFPLLETLDVANDDFIRTTQERHETNAQKFWQTIYDRGYIYAGEYEALYCVGCEEFKPESEILDGTGPFEGLKVCAIHSKPLELLQEKNYFFKLSEFQDRLLELYKTQPDFIRPESARNEVVSFVRQGLKDLSISRSSFDWGIPIPWDTSHVLYVWIDALLNYVTGVGYGADEDTFDRRWPAYHVVGKDILRFHAVIWPAMLMAAGLDVPKGVFAHGWLLVGGEKMSKSKLTGIAPTEITDVFGSDAYRYYFLSAIAFGQDGSFSWEDLSARYQAELANGFGNLASRTTAMIEKYFEGVVPPPAEYTENDLAIQKIVADAASNADAAIEQFRIDEAISSIWTIVDALNGYITANEPWALAKQANSGDEAQRGRLGTVLYTCAEGLRALAVLLSPVMPQSTEKLWVALGAAESLGRLQDQPIREAGAWGVLRPGTSVNGLSPLFPRVESAS is encoded by the coding sequence ATGCCCGCAGGCGAATCGTTCTACATCACCACGCCCATCTACTACCCCTCCGATGTGCCTCACATCGGCCACGGGTACACCTCGGTGGCTGTCGACGCGCTCGCGCGCTGGCACCGTCAGGGCGGCGATGACACGTGGATGCTCACGGGCACCGACGAGCACGGCCAGAAGATGCTCCGCGCGGCGGCGGCGAACGACGTCACCCCGCAGGAATGGGTCGACAAGCTCGTGACCGAGGCGTGGTTCCCTCTGCTGGAGACCCTCGACGTGGCGAACGACGACTTCATCCGCACCACGCAGGAGCGGCACGAGACGAACGCTCAGAAGTTCTGGCAGACGATCTACGACCGCGGCTACATCTACGCGGGCGAGTACGAGGCGCTCTACTGCGTGGGCTGTGAAGAGTTCAAGCCCGAGTCCGAGATCCTCGACGGCACCGGTCCCTTCGAGGGGCTGAAGGTCTGCGCGATCCACTCCAAGCCTCTCGAACTGCTGCAGGAGAAGAACTACTTCTTCAAGCTCAGCGAGTTCCAGGACCGCCTGCTCGAGCTGTACAAGACACAGCCCGACTTCATCCGCCCGGAGTCCGCTCGCAACGAAGTCGTCTCGTTCGTTCGCCAGGGCTTGAAGGATCTCTCGATCTCGCGCTCGTCGTTCGACTGGGGCATCCCCATCCCGTGGGACACCTCGCACGTGCTGTACGTCTGGATCGATGCGCTGCTCAATTACGTCACCGGCGTCGGCTACGGCGCGGATGAGGACACCTTCGACCGCCGGTGGCCCGCGTATCACGTGGTCGGAAAAGACATCCTGCGCTTCCACGCCGTGATCTGGCCAGCCATGCTGATGGCAGCGGGCCTCGATGTTCCGAAGGGCGTGTTCGCGCACGGGTGGCTGCTCGTCGGCGGCGAGAAGATGTCGAAGTCGAAGCTCACCGGCATCGCTCCGACCGAGATCACCGACGTCTTCGGCTCCGACGCCTACCGCTACTACTTCCTCTCCGCGATCGCGTTCGGGCAGGACGGCTCGTTCTCGTGGGAAGACCTATCTGCCCGCTATCAGGCCGAGCTCGCCAACGGCTTCGGCAACCTCGCCTCGCGCACCACGGCGATGATCGAGAAGTACTTCGAGGGTGTCGTGCCGCCGCCCGCCGAATACACCGAGAACGACCTCGCGATCCAGAAGATCGTGGCGGATGCCGCATCGAACGCGGATGCCGCGATCGAGCAGTTCCGCATCGACGAGGCCATCTCGTCGATCTGGACCATCGTCGATGCCCTGAACGGCTACATCACCGCGAACGAGCCGTGGGCGCTGGCCAAGCAGGCGAACAGCGGAGACGAGGCTCAGCGCGGCCGTCTGGGAACGGTGCTCTACACGTGCGCCGAGGGCCTGCGCGCCCTCGCTGTGCTGCTCTCGCCGGTCATGCCGCAGTCGACCGAGAAGCTGTGGGTCGCCCTCGGAGCCGCCGAGAGCCTCGGACGCCTGCAGGACCAGCCGATCCGTGAGGCCGGAGCCTGGGGCGTGCTGCGCCCGGGTACCAGCGTCAACGGCCTCAGCCCGCTGTTCCCGCGCGTGGAGTCCGCTTCCTGA
- a CDS encoding molybdopterin-dependent oxidoreductase codes for MSHATRPTRGDRLRSAAAGLSAAVAAVGLAELVAAVVEPSASPFAVIGSGLIDLAPSWAKDAAIALFGTGDKVALITGIAVVLVGVAALAGILESRRAGVGSAILGALGVLALVAAMIRPGAGPFAWLPGLVAGVTAVVALRLLMRVVHPIPYLRAEHEERRRFLLWTAGVAAAGVAALVIGTAARGATRSIEAVRTMLRLPAPTTAAPAVPAGAELGIPGLASVVTSNTEFYRIDTALIVPRIDPADWSLRIHGMVEREVVISWDELLTLPMTESHVTLACVSNEVGGDLIGNARWLGHPIRELLARAGVDSDADMVLSRSSDGFTASTPIEALTDDRDALLAIGMNGEPLPIEHGFPVRMVVPGLYGYVSATKWVTELEVTRFDRASAYWTDRGWSERGPVKLQSRIDVPRRGARVEAGDAVIAGMAWQQHVGIDGVEVRIDEGPWRRAELADAISADTWVQWRLPWMAESGAHTIECRALSAEGETQTSDPAGVVPDGAQGWHRIEVSVA; via the coding sequence ATGAGCCATGCAACCCGTCCGACGCGCGGTGACAGGCTCCGATCGGCGGCCGCCGGGCTGAGCGCGGCGGTCGCCGCGGTCGGCCTGGCGGAGCTCGTCGCGGCGGTCGTCGAGCCGAGCGCCAGCCCGTTCGCGGTGATCGGCAGCGGACTCATCGACCTCGCGCCCAGCTGGGCGAAGGATGCGGCCATCGCGCTGTTCGGCACCGGCGACAAGGTGGCGCTGATCACCGGCATCGCCGTGGTGCTCGTGGGTGTTGCGGCGCTCGCCGGCATCCTGGAGTCCCGCCGGGCGGGCGTGGGGTCGGCGATCCTCGGCGCCCTCGGTGTGCTCGCCCTGGTGGCGGCGATGATCCGCCCGGGCGCCGGCCCCTTCGCCTGGCTTCCCGGACTCGTCGCGGGAGTCACCGCGGTGGTCGCCCTCAGACTGCTCATGCGCGTCGTGCATCCGATTCCGTATCTGCGCGCCGAGCACGAGGAGCGCAGGCGGTTCCTGCTCTGGACCGCTGGCGTGGCCGCCGCAGGAGTCGCGGCGCTCGTCATCGGCACCGCCGCACGCGGTGCCACCCGATCGATCGAGGCTGTGCGCACGATGCTCCGGCTGCCTGCGCCGACGACGGCGGCTCCCGCCGTGCCTGCCGGCGCCGAGCTGGGGATCCCCGGTCTCGCCTCGGTCGTCACCTCGAACACCGAGTTCTACCGCATCGACACCGCGCTCATCGTCCCGCGGATCGACCCGGCAGACTGGTCTCTGCGCATCCACGGGATGGTCGAGCGTGAAGTCGTGATCTCGTGGGACGAGCTGCTGACCCTGCCGATGACGGAGTCGCACGTGACGCTCGCGTGCGTGTCGAACGAGGTCGGCGGCGATCTGATCGGCAACGCCCGCTGGCTCGGCCACCCGATCCGCGAACTGCTCGCCCGCGCGGGAGTCGACTCGGATGCCGACATGGTGCTGTCCCGGTCATCCGACGGGTTCACGGCGTCGACGCCGATCGAGGCGCTCACCGACGACCGCGACGCGCTGCTCGCCATCGGGATGAACGGCGAGCCGCTGCCGATCGAGCACGGCTTCCCGGTGCGCATGGTGGTGCCTGGTCTCTACGGCTACGTGTCGGCGACCAAGTGGGTGACCGAGCTGGAGGTCACCAGGTTCGATCGGGCTTCCGCGTACTGGACCGACCGCGGGTGGTCCGAGCGCGGCCCCGTCAAGCTGCAGTCGCGCATCGACGTGCCCCGGCGCGGCGCGCGGGTCGAGGCGGGTGACGCGGTCATCGCGGGCATGGCCTGGCAGCAGCACGTGGGGATCGACGGGGTCGAGGTGCGGATCGACGAGGGGCCGTGGCGCCGCGCCGAGCTCGCTGACGCCATCTCGGCCGACACCTGGGTGCAGTGGCGTCTGCCGTGGATGGCGGAGAGTGGAGCGCACACGATCGAGTGCCGGGCGCTCAGCGCTGAGGGCGAGACGCAGACCTCGGATCCTGCGGGAGTGGTGCCCGACGGCGCCCAGGGCTGGCACCGCATCGAGGTGTCGGTCGCCTGA
- a CDS encoding family 1 glycosylhydrolase encodes MLTFPDGFLWGAATAAHQVEGNNTTSNWWAMEHAPGSPMVEPSGDAADHFHRYPEDMRLLAEAGLNSYRFSMEWARIEPERGFVSRAMLDHYRRMIDTARENGLDPTVTLMHFTVPQWFQKDGFWRADDAVDLFSRYVETVLPILEGVTYVCTINEPNIAAMLAGGEDAANLVAFGLPNPDLAVADTLLDAHHRASEILHSVSGVQAGWTIATQAFHSTGEPGADEMLAEYGDPRDHWYLDQSAGDDFVGVQAYTRTFIGPEGPRPVADDVETTLTGWEFFPEALEMGVRSAWERSGGVPVLVTENGIATGDDTRRIAYTQGALEGLHRAISDGIEVKAYQHWSALDNYEWASGFRPTFGLIGFDHQTFERSPKPSLAWLGEVARRNGL; translated from the coding sequence GTGCTCACATTCCCTGACGGCTTTCTCTGGGGCGCTGCGACCGCAGCCCATCAGGTGGAGGGGAACAACACGACCAGCAACTGGTGGGCCATGGAGCATGCTCCGGGCTCGCCGATGGTCGAGCCCTCGGGCGACGCCGCCGACCACTTCCACCGGTATCCGGAGGACATGCGTCTGCTGGCGGAGGCCGGTCTGAACTCGTACCGCTTCTCGATGGAGTGGGCCCGTATCGAACCGGAGCGCGGCTTCGTGTCTCGCGCCATGCTGGATCACTACCGACGCATGATCGACACGGCACGCGAGAACGGGCTCGACCCGACGGTGACCCTGATGCACTTCACGGTGCCGCAGTGGTTCCAGAAGGACGGCTTCTGGCGCGCGGACGACGCGGTCGACCTGTTCTCCCGCTACGTCGAGACGGTTCTCCCGATCCTCGAGGGCGTGACCTACGTCTGCACGATCAACGAGCCGAACATCGCGGCGATGCTCGCCGGGGGAGAGGATGCGGCGAACCTCGTCGCGTTCGGCCTGCCGAACCCCGACCTCGCGGTCGCCGACACCCTCCTCGACGCGCACCACCGCGCCTCCGAGATCCTGCACTCCGTCTCTGGTGTGCAGGCCGGATGGACGATCGCGACGCAGGCGTTCCACTCCACAGGAGAGCCGGGGGCCGACGAGATGCTCGCCGAGTACGGCGACCCGCGCGACCACTGGTACCTCGACCAGTCGGCCGGCGACGACTTCGTCGGCGTGCAGGCGTACACACGAACCTTCATCGGTCCCGAGGGCCCCCGACCCGTCGCGGACGATGTCGAGACGACGCTCACCGGGTGGGAGTTCTTCCCGGAGGCGCTCGAGATGGGCGTGCGCAGTGCGTGGGAGCGCAGCGGTGGCGTGCCGGTGCTCGTGACAGAGAACGGCATCGCGACCGGCGACGACACCAGGCGCATCGCCTACACGCAGGGCGCCCTCGAGGGGCTGCACCGGGCGATCTCCGACGGCATCGAGGTCAAGGCGTACCAGCACTGGAGCGCGCTCGACAATTACGAGTGGGCGAGCGGATTCCGACCGACCTTCGGTCTGATCGGCTTCGACCACCAGACTTTCGAGCGCTCCCCGAAGCCCTCGCTCGCCTGGCTCGGCGAGGTCGCACGTCGCAACGGGCTCTGA
- a CDS encoding ABC transporter ATP-binding protein, whose protein sequence is MSAMEANTPATTNDVLLDVQGLSVEYASPGATPVTAVENVSFTLRRGEFVGLVGESGSGKSTLGFALTRLQKPPARISGGRILFDGRDIRELDAEELRRQRQGGFAMVLQSGMNALNPVRTIGNHFRDIFAAHGHVARDARDARAKELVGKVGLDPVVLSRYPSELSGGMRQRASIALALSLEPQLMVFDEPTTALDVLVQHAVMDTIKDLQRSEHFTAILISHDLGIVLEATDRVMVMHEGRIVEDAPSLDILHRPQDEYTRMLLSHYADPRAESISIPGFVDLGTRRREGHSRTDLTETLPTVSQRDTRRADAAIVVEGVSKRYAAPRRGEKPVVAVDDVSFRLEPGEALALVGASGSGKSTIAKLITGVEKPTEGTVRFGDVDVATLRRKGLRDLRKDVQMVFQDPYAALNPLHTVEYALSRPIRNYTPLRGEEARARVLELLETVGLTPVEQFAAKLPHQLSGGQRQRVVIARALASDPQVLIADEPVSMLDVSLRAGVLALLEDLRERWGISMLYITHDLLSARLVTENILVLNSGRVVERGETSQVLQHPEDEYTVQLLDAVPNPARAER, encoded by the coding sequence ATGAGCGCCATGGAAGCGAACACCCCCGCGACCACGAACGACGTCCTGCTCGATGTCCAGGGCCTGTCCGTCGAGTACGCCTCGCCGGGGGCGACGCCGGTCACCGCCGTCGAGAACGTGTCGTTCACGCTGCGTCGGGGCGAGTTCGTCGGCCTCGTCGGCGAGTCGGGCTCGGGCAAGTCCACGCTCGGTTTCGCGCTGACACGGCTGCAGAAGCCGCCGGCTCGCATCAGTGGCGGGCGGATCCTGTTCGACGGCCGCGACATCCGCGAACTGGACGCCGAGGAGCTGCGTCGCCAGCGCCAGGGCGGATTCGCGATGGTGCTGCAATCGGGCATGAACGCGCTGAACCCCGTCCGCACGATCGGCAATCACTTCCGCGACATCTTCGCCGCGCACGGGCATGTGGCCCGAGACGCCCGGGATGCGAGGGCGAAGGAACTGGTCGGCAAGGTCGGTCTCGACCCCGTGGTGCTCTCCCGATACCCGAGTGAGCTCTCGGGCGGTATGCGCCAGCGCGCCTCGATCGCGCTCGCTCTATCGCTCGAGCCGCAGCTGATGGTGTTCGACGAGCCGACGACGGCTCTCGATGTGCTCGTGCAGCACGCCGTCATGGACACGATCAAGGATCTCCAGCGCTCCGAGCACTTCACCGCGATCCTCATCAGCCACGACCTGGGCATCGTTCTCGAGGCGACCGATCGCGTGATGGTGATGCACGAGGGGCGGATCGTCGAAGACGCACCGAGCCTCGACATCCTGCACCGGCCGCAGGACGAGTACACGCGGATGCTGCTGAGCCACTACGCCGACCCCAGGGCCGAGTCGATCTCGATCCCCGGGTTCGTGGATCTCGGCACCCGGCGCCGCGAGGGACACTCGCGCACCGACCTCACCGAGACTCTGCCCACGGTGTCGCAGCGCGACACCCGACGGGCTGATGCCGCGATCGTGGTCGAGGGCGTGTCCAAGCGCTACGCGGCTCCCCGTCGAGGGGAGAAGCCGGTGGTCGCCGTCGACGATGTCTCCTTCCGGCTCGAACCGGGCGAGGCTCTGGCTCTCGTCGGCGCCTCGGGATCGGGCAAGTCGACGATCGCGAAGCTCATCACCGGAGTCGAGAAGCCGACCGAGGGCACCGTGCGCTTCGGAGACGTCGACGTCGCGACCCTGCGACGCAAGGGTCTGCGCGACCTGCGCAAGGACGTGCAGATGGTGTTCCAGGATCCGTATGCGGCGCTGAACCCGCTGCACACGGTGGAGTACGCACTGAGCCGGCCGATCCGCAACTACACCCCGCTCCGCGGTGAGGAGGCGAGGGCCCGCGTGCTCGAGCTCCTCGAGACGGTGGGGCTGACACCCGTCGAGCAGTTCGCGGCCAAGCTGCCGCATCAGCTGTCGGGTGGCCAGCGCCAGCGCGTGGTCATCGCCCGGGCGCTCGCGAGCGATCCGCAGGTGCTGATCGCCGACGAGCCCGTATCGATGCTCGACGTGTCGCTGCGAGCCGGCGTGCTCGCCCTGCTCGAGGACCTGCGCGAGAGGTGGGGCATCAGCATGCTCTACATCACGCACGACCTGCTCAGCGCGCGTCTGGTCACCGAGAACATCCTCGTGCTCAACAGCGGTCGCGTCGTCGAACGCGGCGAGACCTCGCAGGTGCTTCAGCATCCGGAGGACGAGTACACCGTGCAGCTGCTCGACGCCGTGCCGAATCCGGCACGCGCCGAACGCTGA
- a CDS encoding ABC transporter permease, with the protein MTSTMNVKVPSDRIAAPSPWRSFARMVGTLWSNGKARLGLIILGLFVLVAVFAPLLAPYGPKDNSFERNADASAAHWLGTTAAGEDVLSQLIYGSQISLLVGMAAGILSTIVAVLIGLSWGYMRGFLGEVVGFIVNLFLVIPGLPLMIVIAAYLQNGGILMIIAVIVVTGWAWGARVLRSQTQSLRGNDFVTSAQFSGDSRARIVFREILPNMTSIIAGTLFGAATAAILAEAGLEFLGLGDSSIVSWGTMLYWAQNSNSLLTGQWLLLFAPGLCIALLALSLTLINFGVDGISNPRLREGKGR; encoded by the coding sequence ATGACCTCCACCATGAATGTCAAGGTTCCCTCCGACCGGATCGCGGCTCCCAGCCCGTGGCGCTCGTTCGCCCGGATGGTGGGCACCCTCTGGTCCAACGGCAAGGCTCGCCTCGGCCTCATCATCCTCGGGCTGTTCGTGCTGGTCGCGGTGTTCGCGCCGCTGCTCGCGCCCTACGGCCCGAAGGACAACTCGTTCGAGCGCAACGCCGACGCATCGGCCGCGCACTGGCTCGGCACCACGGCTGCGGGCGAAGACGTCCTGAGCCAGCTGATCTACGGCTCGCAGATCAGCCTGCTGGTCGGCATGGCCGCCGGAATCCTCTCCACGATCGTCGCCGTGCTGATCGGTCTCAGCTGGGGCTATATGCGCGGTTTCCTGGGGGAGGTGGTCGGCTTCATCGTCAACCTCTTCCTGGTGATCCCCGGACTCCCGCTGATGATCGTGATCGCCGCGTACCTGCAGAACGGCGGCATCCTGATGATCATCGCGGTCATCGTCGTCACCGGGTGGGCGTGGGGTGCGCGTGTGCTCCGCAGCCAGACCCAGTCGCTGCGAGGCAACGACTTCGTCACCTCGGCGCAGTTCTCGGGCGACAGCCGGGCGCGCATCGTGTTCCGCGAGATCCTGCCGAACATGACGTCGATCATCGCCGGCACGCTCTTCGGGGCGGCGACCGCGGCGATCCTCGCCGAGGCCGGACTCGAGTTCCTCGGGCTCGGCGACTCCAGCATCGTCAGCTGGGGAACGATGCTCTACTGGGCGCAGAACTCCAACTCCCTGCTCACCGGGCAGTGGCTGCTGCTGTTCGCCCCCGGTCTCTGCATCGCCCTGCTCGCTCTGAGCCTGACACTGATCAACTTCGGCGTGGACGGCATCTCCAATCCGCGCCTGCGAGAGGGGAAGGGCCGATGA
- a CDS encoding ABC transporter permease, whose protein sequence is MKYVLQKIGLFVLTLWAAVTLNFFLPRLMPGSPADAAIAKLSQNGPVSDATRAAIEAQLGVPTGSLWDQYVAYLGQVARLDFGVSYTFYPQSVSSMVSTALPYTIGLVGIVTILAFVIGTLIGTAAAWRRGTWLDSLPTLTGSFLSTFPYFWTALLLLFFFGYVLHWFPTTGAYSATTTPGFTWDFLIDLVQHAILPAVTILLTSLGGWIIGMRNAMINTLGDDYVTFAEANGLHGRTIALRYAARNAILPNLTGFGLTLGGVVGGSILVEQVFGYPGIGYLLFNAVIGQDYPLMQALFLMITVSVLVANFLVDILYGVLDPRTRR, encoded by the coding sequence ATGAAGTACGTCCTCCAGAAGATCGGACTGTTCGTTCTCACCCTGTGGGCGGCCGTCACTCTGAACTTCTTCCTTCCGCGTCTCATGCCCGGCTCGCCGGCCGACGCCGCGATCGCGAAGCTCTCGCAGAACGGTCCGGTGTCGGATGCGACGAGGGCCGCGATCGAGGCTCAGCTCGGTGTTCCCACGGGCTCCCTGTGGGACCAGTACGTGGCCTACCTCGGTCAGGTCGCCCGACTCGACTTCGGTGTCTCGTACACGTTCTATCCGCAGAGCGTGTCGAGCATGGTCTCGACCGCGCTGCCGTACACGATCGGCCTGGTCGGCATCGTCACGATCCTCGCGTTCGTGATCGGCACACTGATCGGAACCGCCGCCGCCTGGCGCCGGGGCACGTGGCTCGATTCGCTGCCGACGCTGACCGGATCGTTCCTCAGCACCTTCCCGTACTTCTGGACGGCGCTGCTGCTGCTGTTCTTCTTCGGGTACGTGCTGCACTGGTTCCCGACGACGGGCGCCTACTCGGCGACCACCACGCCGGGCTTCACCTGGGACTTCCTCATCGACCTCGTGCAGCATGCGATCCTCCCGGCGGTCACGATCCTGTTGACCTCCCTCGGCGGATGGATCATCGGCATGCGCAACGCGATGATCAACACGCTGGGTGACGACTACGTGACCTTCGCCGAGGCGAACGGCCTGCACGGTCGCACCATCGCCCTGCGCTACGCCGCACGGAACGCGATCCTGCCGAACCTCACCGGCTTCGGGCTCACGCTCGGTGGCGTGGTCGGCGGATCGATCCTCGTGGAGCAGGTGTTCGGATATCCGGGTATCGGATACCTGCTCTTCAACGCCGTGATCGGGCAGGACTACCCGCTCATGCAGGCGCTCTTCCTGATGATCACCGTGAGCGTGCTCGTCGCCAACTTCCTCGTCGACATCCTGTACGGCGTGCTGGATCCAAGGACCCGCCGATGA
- a CDS encoding ABC transporter substrate-binding protein — protein sequence MAKTHMLRRWRRAAIVGLAAAAVVLSGCSIQISSQPDPSIGDDTMLINADKGNPFFTRNFNPYLTNTRTASRWIYEPLILVNPLDGTENPWLATEWTQPDARTIVMTIRDDVEWSDGEQLTPDDVAFTFQLLKDNPSLDIKGAWQHLETVEVDGDDVIMHLQTDDAPSLPILGQTMIVPEHLWSDVKDPGTYRNENPVGTGPFVLGNYNDQQYSVDKNPDYWQADKIEIEHIILPSTNSQLDTVTRGYDWAYSFISDVEGTWGAASDDNAWWFPPGGVIALMPNLEVAPFDDVNVRRGIALSLDREEIAETASEGYMEPAGQTGLILPNQEEYLDPSIPDAGMITQDTDAALAAFAEAGYTLDGDRLVGADGEQLEFALTTANGYSDWTRAAQTVQSQLAKVGVKVTLKLPQPAGYQSAISNGDFEMAIGGMGNGDIYQAYNNLLSSEFYVPSGEATANNFERYRSDEADALLKEYRETVDTARQAEIVKELQAIVYEEMPVIGLYYGGIWGLFNDSKFTGWPSEDDPYMIPQNYDSAPLGIFTRLERVKEDDR from the coding sequence GTGGCGAAGACGCACATGCTCCGACGCTGGCGGAGAGCCGCGATCGTGGGACTGGCGGCAGCAGCCGTCGTGCTCAGCGGTTGCAGCATCCAGATCAGTTCGCAGCCCGATCCATCGATCGGCGACGACACGATGCTCATCAATGCGGACAAGGGGAACCCGTTCTTCACGCGGAACTTCAACCCGTATCTGACCAACACGCGCACCGCATCGCGTTGGATCTATGAGCCGCTGATCCTGGTGAACCCGCTCGACGGAACCGAGAACCCGTGGCTGGCGACCGAATGGACCCAGCCCGACGCCCGCACGATCGTGATGACGATCCGCGACGACGTCGAGTGGAGCGACGGCGAGCAGCTGACGCCCGACGACGTGGCGTTCACGTTCCAGCTGCTCAAGGACAACCCCTCGCTCGACATCAAGGGCGCCTGGCAGCACCTCGAGACCGTCGAGGTCGACGGCGACGACGTCATCATGCACCTGCAGACCGATGACGCGCCGTCGCTGCCGATCCTCGGTCAGACCATGATCGTGCCCGAGCACCTCTGGTCCGACGTGAAGGATCCGGGCACCTATCGGAACGAGAACCCGGTCGGCACGGGCCCGTTCGTGCTCGGCAACTACAACGACCAGCAGTACTCGGTGGACAAGAACCCCGACTACTGGCAGGCCGACAAGATCGAGATCGAGCACATCATCCTGCCGTCCACGAACTCGCAGCTCGACACCGTCACGCGCGGTTACGACTGGGCCTACTCGTTCATCTCCGATGTCGAGGGCACATGGGGTGCGGCGAGCGATGACAACGCCTGGTGGTTCCCGCCGGGAGGCGTGATCGCGTTGATGCCGAACCTTGAGGTCGCCCCGTTCGACGACGTCAACGTGCGCCGAGGCATCGCGCTCTCACTCGACCGTGAGGAGATCGCCGAGACCGCCTCCGAGGGGTACATGGAGCCCGCAGGGCAGACCGGACTCATCCTCCCCAACCAGGAGGAGTACCTCGATCCGAGCATCCCCGACGCGGGCATGATCACGCAGGACACGGATGCCGCACTCGCGGCGTTCGCCGAAGCGGGATACACCCTCGACGGCGACCGCCTCGTCGGCGCCGACGGAGAGCAGCTCGAGTTCGCGCTGACGACCGCCAACGGCTACTCCGACTGGACCCGCGCGGCGCAGACGGTGCAGAGCCAGCTGGCGAAGGTCGGCGTCAAGGTGACCCTCAAGCTTCCGCAGCCGGCCGGCTACCAGAGCGCCATCAGCAACGGCGACTTCGAGATGGCCATCGGCGGCATGGGCAACGGCGACATCTACCAGGCGTACAACAACCTGCTCTCGAGCGAGTTCTACGTGCCCTCCGGTGAAGCCACCGCGAACAACTTCGAGCGCTACCGCTCGGATGAGGCCGACGCCCTGCTCAAGGAGTACCGCGAGACGGTGGACACCGCACGCCAGGCCGAGATCGTGAAGGAGCTGCAGGCGATCGTCTACGAGGAGATGCCGGTCATCGGCCTCTACTACGGCGGCATCTGGGGCCTGTTCAACGATTCCAAGTTCACCGGATGGCCCTCAGAGGACGACCCGTACATGATCCCGCAGAACTACGACTCGGCACCTCTGGGCATCTTCACCCGGCTCGAGCGCGTGAAGGAGGATGACCGATGA
- a CDS encoding MarR family transcriptional regulator: MSQDGAGIDLDTSLGYLLKEAASALRAAMEEVLRPLGMTITHYSCLELLAQRPGLSNSELARGAFVTRQSMNVLLQGLERDGIVTRPTEAVVGKALPTTLTPRGRERLAAATVAVRSVEVAMLAGMTDAEQSAAFRALRSMTRSLRADPE; the protein is encoded by the coding sequence ATGAGTCAAGACGGTGCGGGCATCGACCTGGACACATCGCTCGGTTACCTGCTCAAGGAGGCTGCGAGTGCGCTCCGTGCGGCGATGGAAGAGGTGCTGCGCCCGCTCGGCATGACCATCACGCACTACTCCTGCCTCGAGCTGCTCGCACAGCGCCCCGGCCTGTCGAACTCCGAACTGGCCCGTGGCGCGTTCGTCACGAGGCAGTCGATGAATGTCCTGCTGCAGGGCCTCGAGCGCGACGGCATCGTGACGAGGCCCACGGAAGCGGTCGTCGGGAAGGCTCTCCCGACGACGCTGACCCCGCGGGGCAGGGAGCGGCTGGCGGCGGCGACGGTCGCGGTGCGATCGGTCGAGGTCGCGATGCTGGCGGGCATGACGGATGCCGAGCAGTCGGCGGCGTTCCGAGCGCTCCGGAGCATGACGCGCTCGCTGCGCGCCGATCCCGAATAG
- a CDS encoding VOC family protein, with protein MPVTGPDFVSLQTRDLAASQAFYQKYLGLVRSQAGPPHAVVFETTPIAFALRDIAPGTDLDGVDQPGIGAAIWLHATDVQEIHDALAADGHTIVADPIDGPFGRTFTFADPDGYRITLHDRA; from the coding sequence ATGCCCGTCACCGGCCCCGACTTCGTCTCCCTCCAGACCCGCGACCTCGCGGCGTCCCAGGCGTTCTACCAGAAGTACCTCGGACTGGTCCGCTCGCAGGCCGGTCCCCCGCACGCCGTGGTCTTCGAGACGACACCCATCGCCTTCGCGCTGCGCGACATCGCGCCTGGTACCGACCTCGACGGAGTCGACCAGCCGGGGATCGGCGCCGCGATCTGGCTGCACGCCACCGATGTGCAGGAGATCCACGACGCTCTCGCCGCCGACGGGCACACGATCGTCGCGGATCCGATCGACGGCCCGTTCGGCCGCACCTTCACGTTCGCCGACCCCGACGGCTACCGCATCACGCTGCACGACCGCGCCTGA